From a region of the Coprococcus comes ATCC 27758 genome:
- a CDS encoding phospholipase D family protein, protein MGETSNFYEKCSSLSKKGDEKSLRTLLQMGISGNKTARVALRKTRNKKLLKTLIDEYLDNIPSEYNAGMILNLAVKVLRKEYLYVYLMEIFHEKKDLKEIGFFKSVKDIPLDKQEQIEVKKYIIDTKDFDIRLISLIAVEEREDILYALLTKAMDDGLDARTTKIFLANKDYLQLIQPELREAIEKRVEGTSIFATYLDLKEKDNQKCIADFEKISLIYLAVKENVWDYGEMDFYHNSISIAFKLCRNEELTSSDWKEIKESIDEELLGVHDGNNATKMLFDLLLILSKYDYSYAEAKLITIYNRTDLYSSKALEILGELHSEFAYKEFLKKIIIAEQETECFHTAVRLIGFFPEREKAIIEYIKILDDSRLVEVIHEKAQKALANKNKIVDESIEGIPFVGKKCSVLSNNIVLNELLIKLGEQIKATQFFAAVGFSFSSGLRLVKPLMDQVRSNNGKIELVVGALQTYGSSRKNTKIDRNSVIALNNFRNEYPLTLYTYQNSFYHGKFYYIANDNKAFVIIGSSNISKTAYLNNYELDLLFEIDCNNPEEQDFINWFEKFKSECVKIEELNAEEYDALDWDSELDIYEDRTIDRMSQDEVRNKISELTDEDTKFRLNAWLEHDPAEIFSNIGVPSLQEYIVFLYPGFGLAVFESFVPGNAYYAFRYTEFEKLLNRVSSLTKTQMLMNSAFLNRGYHLQDNVKTKEKINLLFAQK, encoded by the coding sequence ATGGGAGAAACGTCCAATTTCTATGAGAAATGTAGTTCACTAAGCAAAAAAGGAGATGAGAAATCATTAAGAACTCTACTGCAGATGGGTATTTCTGGAAATAAAACTGCACGTGTTGCTTTGCGTAAAACAAGAAATAAAAAGCTTCTCAAAACATTAATTGATGAATACTTGGATAACATACCAAGCGAATATAACGCAGGTATGATATTAAATCTTGCAGTGAAGGTTTTGCGTAAAGAATATTTATATGTATACTTGATGGAAATTTTTCACGAAAAGAAAGATTTAAAGGAAATAGGTTTTTTTAAAAGTGTAAAAGATATTCCTTTAGATAAGCAGGAACAAATAGAAGTGAAAAAATACATCATTGATACAAAAGATTTTGATATACGGTTAATATCGCTTATTGCAGTGGAAGAAAGAGAAGATATATTATATGCACTTCTTACTAAAGCAATGGATGACGGATTAGATGCACGCACAACTAAAATTTTCTTGGCCAATAAGGATTATTTACAATTAATACAACCAGAACTTCGAGAGGCTATTGAAAAACGAGTTGAGGGAACATCAATATTTGCAACGTATCTTGATTTAAAAGAAAAGGATAATCAGAAGTGTATAGCAGATTTTGAAAAAATATCATTAATATATTTGGCTGTAAAAGAAAATGTATGGGATTATGGTGAGATGGATTTTTACCATAATAGTATTTCGATTGCTTTTAAATTGTGTAGAAACGAAGAATTAACTTCTTCTGATTGGAAAGAAATTAAAGAGAGTATTGATGAAGAGTTATTAGGTGTGCATGATGGAAACAATGCAACAAAAATGCTTTTTGATTTATTGCTAATCTTATCAAAATATGATTACTCATATGCAGAAGCAAAATTGATAACGATATACAATAGAACCGATTTATATTCTTCAAAAGCACTTGAGATTTTAGGAGAATTACATTCTGAGTTTGCGTATAAAGAGTTTTTAAAAAAGATAATAATTGCTGAGCAAGAAACCGAATGTTTTCATACAGCTGTAAGGTTGATCGGTTTTTTCCCTGAGCGAGAAAAAGCTATTATTGAATATATAAAAATCCTTGATGATAGTCGCTTAGTAGAGGTAATTCATGAAAAAGCTCAAAAAGCACTTGCTAATAAAAACAAAATTGTAGATGAAAGTATTGAGGGAATACCTTTCGTAGGGAAGAAATGTTCTGTCTTAAGCAATAACATAGTGCTGAATGAATTACTAATAAAACTTGGAGAACAAATAAAGGCAACTCAATTTTTTGCGGCAGTGGGTTTTTCATTTAGCAGTGGATTACGCCTGGTAAAACCGTTAATGGACCAAGTCCGTAGTAATAACGGTAAGATTGAATTAGTTGTAGGGGCGCTCCAAACTTACGGATCTAGTAGAAAGAATACAAAGATTGATCGGAATAGTGTAATTGCACTTAATAATTTCAGAAATGAATATCCGTTGACGTTGTATACATACCAGAATTCTTTTTATCATGGTAAGTTTTATTATATTGCTAATGATAATAAGGCCTTTGTAATTATTGGTTCGTCCAATATAAGTAAAACGGCATATTTAAACAACTATGAATTAGATCTGCTGTTTGAAATAGATTGTAATAATCCCGAAGAACAGGATTTTATTAACTGGTTCGAAAAATTTAAATCAGAATGTGTAAAAATTGAAGAATTGAACGCTGAAGAATATGACGCATTAGATTGGGATAGTGAGCTTGATATCTATGAGGATAGAACAATTGACAGGATGTCTCAGGATGAAGTGAGAAATAAGATATCAGAATTAACAGACGAGGATACAAAATTTAGACTTAATGCGTGGCTTGAACATGATCCAGCAGAAATATTTTCTAATATAGGAGTTCCATCATTACAGGAATATATTGTTTTTCTGTATCCAGGATTTGGTTTGGCAGTATTTGAATCGTTTGTTCCTGGAAATGCGTACTATGCGTTTCGATATACAGAGTTTGAAAAATTATTGAATCGGGTATCCTCTTTGACAAAAACCCAGATGTTAATGAACAGTGCATTTCTTAATAGAGGTTATCATTTGCAGGATAATGTAAAAACTAAAGAAAAGATAAATTTACTTTTTGCACAAAAGTAG